A portion of the Alkalinema sp. FACHB-956 genome contains these proteins:
- a CDS encoding iron-containing redox enzyme family protein produces the protein MKIETSPFIQTFRDLAHSHELWQHPFLKRCREGQLTLPEVQILAVQMYKFSKEFNRILASILSCCPDEEAQWIILDNLFDEMGQGDLSATHPELFRRFTRAIGIPDANLLEFPATVETQAMIQTYLSLAHQYNYLAALGAICFASEGIVHSLYSQLYQGIQGAAPLTREDLIFFELHIDVDDSHAAKLLALLEPRIQNENQAIDIHRAILEALDARVQFFDGIQRRIEQMQTFTSLACRPAIPSNRLAFQPLVYSHSAS, from the coding sequence ATGAAAATTGAGACTTCCCCCTTCATTCAAACTTTTCGCGATCTGGCTCACAGCCATGAGCTTTGGCAACATCCCTTTTTAAAACGATGCCGTGAGGGGCAACTGACGTTACCTGAAGTGCAGATTTTAGCAGTTCAGATGTACAAGTTCTCCAAGGAATTCAATCGAATTCTAGCCAGCATTTTATCTTGCTGCCCCGATGAAGAAGCTCAGTGGATCATTCTAGACAACTTATTTGACGAGATGGGTCAGGGAGATCTTAGTGCCACCCATCCAGAGCTCTTTCGACGATTTACTAGAGCGATCGGAATTCCCGACGCTAACTTACTAGAATTTCCAGCAACTGTAGAAACCCAAGCCATGATTCAAACGTATTTGAGTCTGGCCCATCAATACAACTATCTGGCAGCGTTAGGAGCCATTTGTTTCGCCTCAGAAGGAATCGTCCATTCTCTGTATTCCCAACTCTATCAAGGGATCCAAGGTGCAGCTCCGTTGACTCGAGAGGATTTAATCTTCTTTGAGCTGCACATTGATGTGGACGATAGTCATGCCGCTAAGTTATTAGCATTGTTGGAACCCCGGATTCAAAATGAGAACCAGGCGATCGACATTCATCGTGCCATTTTAGAAGCTCTGGATGCACGGGTTCAGTTTTTTGATGGAATACAACGGCGGATTGAGCAAATGCAGACTTTCACGTCTTTAGCATGCCGACCAGCCATCCCATCCAACCGACTGGCATTCCAGCCCCTAGTTTATAGTCACTCAGCCAGTTAA
- a CDS encoding heme NO-binding domain-containing protein, with protein sequence MYGLVNKAIADMVKSHFGEPVWQEIRDKANVETDTFIRMEGYPDDVTHRLVKAASEVLELSPAQIMEAFGEFWVQFTASEGYGELMDMSGDDLPEFLQNLDNLHARVGVSFPKLRPPSFDCSEIDDQVLSLEYRSEREGLAPMVVGLVKGLGARFETEVDISQVESKESGSDHDEFLIHYKPQA encoded by the coding sequence ATGTACGGACTCGTGAATAAGGCGATCGCGGATATGGTGAAAAGTCATTTTGGTGAACCAGTCTGGCAGGAGATTCGTGACAAAGCGAATGTAGAAACTGACACGTTTATTCGGATGGAGGGCTATCCAGACGATGTAACCCATCGGTTAGTCAAAGCAGCAAGTGAAGTCTTAGAACTTTCCCCCGCCCAAATCATGGAGGCTTTTGGTGAATTTTGGGTACAGTTCACTGCTAGTGAAGGCTATGGGGAACTCATGGATATGAGTGGAGATGATTTGCCTGAGTTTCTCCAGAATTTGGACAATTTACATGCTAGGGTGGGCGTCAGTTTTCCAAAGTTACGGCCTCCTTCCTTTGATTGTAGTGAAATCGATGATCAAGTCTTAAGTCTTGAATATCGATCAGAGCGCGAAGGTTTGGCACCAATGGTTGTAGGTTTAGTGAAGGGATTAGGAGCACGGTTCGAGACAGAAGTAGACATCTCCCAAGTCGAGAGCAAAGAGTCAGGATCCGACCACGATGAGTTTCTAATTCACTACAAGCCACAAGCCTAA
- a CDS encoding class I SAM-dependent methyltransferase: MSAPSSSTQNLYDQSASRWIRGEPISLSDFTARPIVLGMCEPVLGQRILDLGCGEGYCSRELMRRGAQEVYGIDLSEGMIAAAVEQEKVDSFGIHYEAGCATNLAHIADASFDKVLAVFLFNYLTVEQMQQCMTEVIRVLRPQGQFIFSVPHPAFPYMRKADYPFYFQVEETKYFSQRNHIFPGRIWKRDGTWLDVQLVHKTLEDYFEALRRAGFQTLPIVQELRVTPEHVQLDEAFFQPLVDFPLHLAIQVVR, encoded by the coding sequence ATGTCAGCACCATCGTCCTCCACTCAGAACTTATACGATCAGTCAGCTTCCCGCTGGATTCGAGGGGAACCCATTTCGCTTTCAGATTTCACTGCCAGACCTATTGTTCTAGGCATGTGTGAGCCGGTTTTGGGCCAACGAATTCTTGATCTAGGGTGCGGAGAGGGTTACTGTAGCCGAGAATTGATGCGGCGGGGAGCCCAGGAAGTCTATGGCATTGATCTTTCTGAGGGCATGATTGCAGCTGCGGTAGAACAGGAAAAAGTTGATTCTTTCGGAATCCATTACGAAGCAGGGTGCGCTACTAATTTAGCCCATATCGCAGATGCCAGCTTTGACAAAGTGCTGGCTGTGTTTTTGTTCAACTATCTAACCGTTGAACAAATGCAGCAATGCATGACAGAAGTCATCAGGGTGTTACGACCACAAGGTCAATTTATTTTTAGTGTTCCCCATCCAGCATTTCCTTACATGCGTAAGGCTGACTATCCCTTCTATTTTCAAGTTGAAGAAACTAAGTATTTTAGTCAACGTAACCACATTTTTCCGGGTCGAATTTGGAAGCGTGATGGAACTTGGCTGGATGTTCAACTCGTTCATAAAACGCTAGAAGACTATTTTGAGGCACTTCGTAGGGCTGGTTTTCAAACGTTGCCGATCGTGCAGGAACTCAGGGTAACGCCTGAACATGTTCAGTTAGATGAAGCCTTCTTTCAGCCCCTCGTTGATTTTCCACTTCACTTGGCCATACAGGTTGTACGATGA
- a CDS encoding bifunctional metallophosphatase/5'-nucleotidase has translation MDRLTKGWRVGQRVTIALAVWSVALPAWAEVVKLNLLHFNDVYEITPVQGGQRGGLARLATLRQQLLRENPRTYTILAGDFLSPSALGTAKVDGDRLAGRQMVATLNALGLDYATFGNHEFDISEQQFNQRLQESKFQWFSSNVLDKKGAAFPNVPKSVVFNLKGTQGTIVRVGLMGLTIASNPVDYVQYQDVLVSARQQVKALRDRVDVLVAVTHLSIDQDRQLAEAVPELDLILGGHEHENIQQWRLTQRPARSPQCPLSKTPIFKADANAVTAYIHRLSYDTTTRCLTIASELRDITADLPDDRRTAQVVQEWVNKGFAGFRTDGFEPQQVIATIRMALDGRESVVRNQATPLTDLIAQSMLRSRQGTELAIFNSGGIRIDDVIPAGPITQYDVIRILPFGGKVLTVNLRGDILQKVLEIGQTNRGNGGYLQTANVQRDATKPVWLIQGKPLEPQRVYRVAINDFLVSGREQNLGFLKLGEPGIQLVTSGEDVRFALIQALKLLSP, from the coding sequence ATGGATCGATTAACGAAGGGCTGGCGAGTTGGACAACGGGTGACGATCGCACTAGCAGTGTGGAGCGTTGCTTTACCCGCTTGGGCTGAGGTGGTGAAGCTGAATTTATTGCACTTCAATGATGTCTATGAAATTACACCTGTGCAAGGGGGCCAACGTGGTGGATTAGCACGCCTAGCGACCCTACGGCAACAATTGTTGCGAGAGAACCCGCGCACGTATACGATTTTGGCTGGAGATTTCCTGAGTCCCTCTGCGCTGGGAACTGCAAAGGTAGATGGCGATCGGTTGGCGGGTCGCCAGATGGTGGCTACCTTGAATGCGTTAGGACTTGACTATGCCACCTTTGGCAACCATGAATTCGATATTTCAGAGCAGCAATTTAATCAACGCTTACAAGAATCTAAATTTCAATGGTTTTCCAGTAATGTACTGGATAAAAAAGGTGCTGCGTTCCCCAATGTGCCAAAGTCTGTGGTCTTCAATTTGAAAGGGACACAAGGTACAATTGTCCGGGTGGGTTTAATGGGCTTAACAATTGCTTCCAATCCGGTGGATTATGTGCAGTATCAGGATGTTCTGGTCTCGGCACGTCAACAGGTCAAGGCGTTACGCGATCGTGTAGATGTGCTTGTGGCTGTAACCCATTTGAGTATTGATCAGGATCGCCAGTTGGCCGAAGCGGTGCCAGAACTCGATTTGATTTTGGGTGGCCATGAGCATGAAAATATTCAGCAGTGGCGGCTGACCCAGCGCCCAGCCCGATCGCCCCAATGTCCCCTGTCCAAAACGCCCATTTTTAAAGCAGATGCTAATGCGGTAACAGCCTATATCCATCGCTTAAGTTACGACACGACGACCCGCTGTTTGACGATCGCTTCAGAATTGCGGGATATTACTGCCGATCTACCGGACGATCGTCGGACAGCACAAGTCGTCCAGGAGTGGGTTAACAAGGGGTTTGCGGGGTTTCGCACCGATGGGTTTGAACCGCAACAGGTGATTGCCACGATCCGAATGGCCCTAGATGGGCGAGAAAGTGTGGTTCGTAACCAAGCCACGCCCTTAACCGATCTGATTGCTCAATCGATGCTGCGATCGCGACAGGGCACGGAATTAGCCATTTTCAACAGTGGTGGCATTCGCATTGATGATGTCATTCCAGCGGGGCCGATTACCCAGTACGATGTGATTCGGATTTTACCCTTTGGGGGCAAAGTGCTGACGGTCAACCTACGCGGTGATATTTTGCAGAAAGTGCTAGAAATTGGCCAAACCAATCGCGGCAATGGTGGGTATTTGCAAACAGCAAATGTGCAGCGGGATGCCACAAAGCCAGTCTGGTTAATTCAGGGCAAACCGTTGGAACCTCAACGGGTTTACCGCGTTGCGATCAATGACTTTTTAGTCAGTGGTCGAGAACAGAACTTAGGGTTTCTGAAGCTGGGAGAACCTGGGATTCAACTCGTGACAAGTGGTGAAGATGTTCGCTTTGCGTTGATTCAAGCGTTGAAGTTATTATCTCCCTAA